Proteins encoded by one window of Candidatus Poribacteria bacterium:
- a CDS encoding Gfo/Idh/MocA family oxidoreductase, whose product MPQKVRVAMLSFAHVHAEGYARQVKENPEAEIVAIWDEEEYGGRQAAERHKVPFYEDLDEVLARDDVDGVVINAPTSMHKDIMIAAAKAGKHIFTEKALALTVEECDRIIEAVENAGIKFMISLPSRCSPDILLAKKVVEEGIIGEITMGRGRIAHSAALDGWFPPGNWFGDPKRAGGGALFDLGCHRVDVIRWLMGKPKSVLAKINNFTHRYDIDDNSVTLVEFENNAIGIIDVTWIHRSGPNMLELYGTEGSLIIGHPKGIVLTSTRFSSEEAQRYIRENRPQSLPSPMQQWISAILHGTPMTITIQDGRNLTELLQAAYISAAEGREVRLPL is encoded by the coding sequence ATGCCGCAAAAGGTAAGGGTTGCGATGCTGAGCTTCGCCCACGTGCATGCCGAGGGATATGCGCGTCAGGTGAAGGAAAATCCCGAGGCCGAGATAGTCGCCATCTGGGATGAGGAGGAGTACGGCGGCAGACAGGCCGCCGAGAGACATAAAGTCCCCTTCTATGAGGACCTGGATGAGGTGCTCGCCAGGGATGACGTGGACGGCGTGGTCATCAACGCCCCTACTTCGATGCACAAGGATATCATGATCGCCGCCGCTAAGGCGGGGAAACACATCTTCACCGAGAAGGCCCTGGCTCTGACCGTGGAGGAGTGCGATCGGATAATAGAAGCGGTGGAAAATGCCGGGATCAAGTTCATGATCTCGCTCCCCTCCAGATGCAGCCCCGATATACTCCTGGCTAAAAAGGTCGTCGAGGAGGGGATAATAGGCGAAATAACCATGGGACGTGGACGTATCGCTCACTCCGCCGCTTTGGACGGATGGTTTCCGCCCGGAAACTGGTTCGGCGATCCCAAAAGGGCCGGCGGCGGAGCGCTTTTCGATCTGGGATGTCATCGCGTTGACGTCATACGATGGCTTATGGGCAAGCCTAAAAGCGTCCTTGCGAAGATAAACAACTTCACCCACAGATACGATATAGATGACAACTCCGTCACGCTGGTTGAGTTCGAGAACAACGCCATCGGGATCATAGACGTCACCTGGATCCACCGTTCAGGGCCGAACATGCTGGAGCTGTACGGCACCGAAGGATCGCTCATCATCGGCCATCCCAAAGGGATAGTGCTGACGAGCACCAGATTCTCATCTGAGGAGGCGCAGAGATATATCCGTGAAAACAGACCCCAATCCCTGCCAAGCCCGATGCAGCAGTGGATCAGCGCCATACTGCACGGGACGCCGATGACCATAACCATACAGGACGGCAGAAACCTGACGGAACTCCTACAGGCGGCATATATCTCAGCAGCGGAGGGTAGGGAGGTGAGGTTGCCGCTTTGA
- a CDS encoding mandelate racemase/muconate lactonizing enzyme family protein, which translates to MAKETDVRPKRVTLYFLPVRTRVPLKFGPETLTHVTCARARMIVEDRRGRRAEGWGETPLSVQWVWPSSLSYEERHEALKDFCLILGEEWSLFDEWGHPIEVGHAFQRDKLPQLLDEFNGRREGSEPMPWLAALVCCSLFDIALHDAYGNLHRIPIYETYNPEFMSADLSHFIEPAEGADISFRGKHVEDFLVFPRPNRMMAWHLVGGKDPLDETELDGTEPDDGYPVLLADWIKRDGLKCLKVKLRGNDERWDYERLVKVGQIALRHDVYWLTADFNCTVTDPSYVNEILDRLMLEHPRIYGMILYVEQPFPYDLERNQIDVHSVSARKPLFMDESAHDWHLIRLGRKLGWTGVALKTCKTQTGALLSLCWAKAHGMTLMVQDLTNPMLAQIPHLMLAAHAGTIMGVETNSMQFYPEASMPEAEVHPGAYSRREGMVDISTVRGPGFGYRIGEIKRVLPSPAARFGD; encoded by the coding sequence ATGGCGAAGGAAACCGACGTTCGACCTAAGCGTGTGACCCTTTATTTCCTCCCCGTGCGGACGCGCGTCCCGCTGAAATTCGGTCCCGAAACCCTGACACATGTCACATGCGCCCGAGCACGCATGATCGTTGAGGATAGGAGAGGACGAAGGGCTGAGGGATGGGGCGAGACGCCGCTGAGCGTCCAATGGGTGTGGCCCAGCTCTCTAAGCTATGAGGAACGACACGAGGCGCTGAAGGATTTCTGTCTGATACTGGGAGAAGAGTGGTCCCTGTTCGATGAATGGGGCCATCCGATAGAGGTAGGCCATGCCTTCCAGAGGGATAAGTTGCCCCAACTCCTCGATGAATTCAACGGACGGAGGGAAGGCTCCGAACCGATGCCCTGGCTTGCCGCCCTTGTCTGCTGTTCCCTCTTCGATATAGCCCTACACGACGCCTATGGAAACCTACATCGGATTCCCATATACGAAACGTACAACCCGGAGTTCATGAGCGCCGATCTATCGCATTTCATCGAACCGGCCGAGGGGGCAGATATCTCGTTCAGGGGGAAACACGTTGAGGATTTCCTCGTCTTCCCCCGGCCGAATCGCATGATGGCCTGGCATCTGGTCGGCGGCAAAGATCCCCTAGATGAGACCGAGCTGGACGGCACCGAGCCCGATGACGGATATCCCGTGCTTCTGGCCGACTGGATAAAACGAGACGGCCTGAAATGTCTGAAGGTGAAGCTGAGGGGCAACGACGAGAGATGGGATTACGAAAGGCTCGTTAAGGTGGGACAGATCGCACTCCGGCACGACGTATACTGGCTGACGGCGGATTTTAACTGCACCGTCACCGATCCGTCGTACGTCAACGAGATCCTGGACAGGCTTATGCTCGAACATCCACGCATCTACGGGATGATCCTCTACGTGGAGCAGCCGTTCCCGTATGATCTGGAGAGGAACCAGATCGACGTTCACAGCGTCTCGGCAAGGAAACCGCTTTTCATGGACGAAAGCGCCCATGATTGGCATTTGATCAGGCTCGGACGTAAGTTGGGATGGACGGGCGTGGCCCTCAAAACCTGCAAGACGCAGACCGGCGCTCTGCTGAGCCTGTGCTGGGCCAAGGCACACGGTATGACCCTGATGGTGCAGGATCTGACCAACCCGATGCTGGCCCAGATACCCCATCTTATGCTGGCGGCACATGCCGGGACGATCATGGGGGTGGAGACGAACAGCATGCAGTTCTATCCTGAAGCCTCCATGCCGGAGGCAGAGGTTCATCCGGGCGCGTACAGCCGAAGGGAAGGCATGGTCGATATATCCACGGTCCGGGGGCCCGGTTTCGGATACCGAATCGGGGAGATAAAGCGTGTCTTACCTTCCCCTGCGGCGCGATTTGGAGACTAG